A stretch of Camelina sativa cultivar DH55 chromosome 18, Cs, whole genome shotgun sequence DNA encodes these proteins:
- the LOC104763424 gene encoding receptor-like kinase TMK2, giving the protein MNLTGTISPKFADITSLTLIDLSHNSLTGTIPWELTKLNLLSVLDLSYNQLHGKVPQFKTTVPLTEGNPGIINTTNIFVPSHTGNKKRPVILGLLIGVLIVGLLITGGGFIALYLLMRSKRADRQSEPNEALAHTQQCFEVFELENRAFPLQILKDATNDFSHSNIVGRGGFGVVYKGTLQDGIEVAIKRMEQPVIGGKGADDFRSEVRVLTKVHHRNLVTLHGYCLDGNYSMLVYEYMQQGTLSRHLFDWKDQGLRQLDWTRRLSIALDVARGVEYLHALARQSQSYIHRDLKPSNILLGEDLRAKVSDFGLLWSTEEGRESIRTKIVGTFGYIAPEYTLTGRVTRKVDVYSYGVILMELLTGQKSIDEARSDTHIAIWFRKMVFEKDSLAKVIDDIIEVDEETRRSIQEVAELACHCCTKEPEQRPEMTHVVSVLASLAEHWEPNSEVKVEEEKDINKIYHQELARRCQMDLEASSSCLS; this is encoded by the exons ATGAACCTGACGGGTACAATCTCTCCCAAGTTTGCGGATATCACATCACTCACTCTGATTGATCTTTCGCACAACAGTCTTACCGGAACTATTCCCTGGGAGCTCACCAAGCTGAACCTGTTGTCAGTTCTGGATCTTTCCTACAATCAGCTTCACGGGAAAGTTCCGCAATTCAAGACGACAGTTCCACTTACTGAAGGGAATCCGGGGATTATTAACACGACCAACATTTTTGTTCCTTCACATACAGGTAACAAGAAAAGACCAGTCATTTTGGGACTTCTGATCGGCGTTTTGATTGTTGGTTTGCTAATTACCGGAGGAGGATTCATCGCCCTCTATCTTCTTATGAGATCGAAGCGAGCTGATAGGCAATCAGAGCCGAATGAAGCCTTGGCACACACTCAACAGTGTTTTGAGGTCTTCGAACTCGAGAACAGAGCATTCCCGTTGCAGATTCTCAAGGATGCTACGAATGACTTCAGCCATAGCAACATTGTTGGGAGAGGCGGTTTCGGAGTAGTGTATAAAGGCACACTCCAGGATGGGATAGAGGTTGCTATAAAGAGGATGGAGCAGCCTGTCATAGGTGGGAAAGGCGCTGATGATTTCAGATCCGAGGTTAGAGTTCTAACTAAGGTTCATCACCGTAACCTTGTGACTCTTCATGGTTACTGCCTCGACGGAAACTACAGCATGTTGGTATACGAGTACATGCAGCAGGGGACGCTCAGCAGACATCTTTTTGACTGGAAGGACCAAGGATTGAGACAACTCGACTGGACTAGACGCCTATCTATTGCGTTGGATGTGGCTAGAGGAGTAGAGTATCTCCATGCCCTAGCGCGTCAGAGTCAGAGCTACATTCACAGGGACCTGAAACCCTCGAACATTCTTCTGGGAGAAGATTTGCGCGCCAAAGTTTCTGATTTCGGTTTACTTTGGTCTACAGAAGAAGGCAGAGAATCAATTCGAACCAAGATTGTTGGAACATTCGGTTATATCGCACCCGAATACACAT TGACGGGAAGGGTCACTAGAAAGGTTGATGTGTACAGCTATGGAGTTATTCTAATGGAGCTTTTAACCGGCCAAAAATCCATAGATGAGGCTCGATCTGATACTCACATAGCCATTTGGTTCAGGAAGATGGTGTTTGAGAAAGATTCATTAGCAAAGGTAATTGACGATATCATTGAAGTCGACGAAGAGACTCGAAGAAGCATCCAGGAAGTAGCTGAACTGGCATGTCACTGCTGCACCAAGGAACCAGAGCAGAGGCCAGAAATGACTCATGTTGTCTCTGTCCTTGCGTCGCTTGCTGAGCATTGGGAACCCAACAGTGAGGTCAAAGTCGAAGAGGAAAAAGATATAAACAAGATATATCATCAGGAACTTGCAAGGAGATGCCAGATGGATTTGGAGGCAAGTAGCAGTTGTTTGAGTTGA
- the LOC104761373 gene encoding metal-nicotianamine transporter YSL3-like — MRSMMFEREGRNEIEREELDDLEETQNEADDFKSIPPWRSQITVRGIVASLIIGVIYSVIVMKLNLTTGLVPNLNVSAALLAFVFLRSWTKLLTKAGFVTKPFTKQENTVVQTCAVACYSIAVGGGFGSYLLGLNKNTFVQSGGTHTDGNYPGSTKEPGIGWMTAFLFFTCFVGLLALVPLRKIMIIDYKLTYPSGTATAVLINGFHTPKGNKMAKKQVAGFVKYFSFSFIWAFFQWFFSGGVACGFIQFPTFGLEAWKHSFYFDFSMTYIGAGMICSHIVNISLLFGAVLSWGIMWPLIKGLKGDWFSSTLPESSMKSLNGYKVFISISLILGDGLYHFIKILLITARNMYAKLKDHHSGKSNAEKDKQSIADLKRDEIFVRDSIPLWVAAVGYAAFSVVSIIAIPLMFPELKWYFIVVAYMLAPSLGFSNAYGAGLTDMNMAYNYGKVALFILAAMAGKQNGVVAGLVGCGLIKSIVSISSDLMHDFKTGHLTLTSPRSMLVSQAIGTAIGCVVAPLTFFLFYKAFDVGNPDGEYKAPYALVYRNMAILGVEGFSALPQHCLQLCYGFFSFAVAANLVRDLSPEKIGKWVPLPMAMAVPFLVGGYFAIDMCVGSLIVFAWNMRDRVKAGLMIPAVASGLICGDGLWILPSSVLALAGVRPPICMSFMPSKT; from the exons ATGAGGAGCATGATGTTTGAGAGAGAGGGAAGGaatgagatagagagagaagaactaGATGACTTGGAAGAGACGCAAAACGAAGCAGATGATTTCAAGTCAATACCTCCATGGAGGAGTCAGATCACTGTTAGAGGAATTGTTGCAAGTTTGATCATTGGTGTTATCTACAGTGTGATTGTGATGAAACTAAACTTAACCACAGGTTTGGTACCAAACCTAAATGTCTCTGCAGCACTTTTAGCCTTTGTCTTCCTTAGAAGCTGGACCAAGCTACTGACAAAAGCCGGGTTTGTGACTAAACCTTTCACTAAACAAGAGAACACTGTGGTCCAAACATGTGCTGTGGCTTGTTACAGCATTGCAGTTGGAG GTGGCTTTGGTTCATACCTTCTTGGTTTGAACAAAAATACTTTTGTCCAGTCAGGAGGAACTCACACTGATGGGAATTATCCGGGAAGCACCAAAGAGCCTGGAATTGGTTGGATGACCGCTTTCTTGTTCTTTACTTGCTTTGTTGGTCTTTTAGCATTGGTTCCTCTAAGAAAG ATCATGATCATAGACTACAAGTTGACATATCCGAGTGGAACAGCTACCGCGGTTTTAATCAACGGTTTCCACACTCCTAAAGGCAATAAAATGGCCAA GAAACAAGTGGCTGGCTTTGTGAAGTACTTCTCGTTTAGCTTTATTTGGGCTTTCTTTCAATGGTTCTTCTCTGGTGGTGTAGCGTGCGGATTCATTCAGTTTCCTACTTTTGGATTAGAAGCTTGGAAACACTC ATTCTACTTCGACTTTAGCATGACGTACATTGGAGCAGGAATGATTTGTTCTCACATTGTCAATATATCTTTACTTTTCGGTGCGGTTCTGTCTTGGGGAATCATGTGGCCACTCATTAAAGGTCTTAAAGGAGATTGGTTCTCATCAACTCTTCCTGAAAGCAGCATGAAGAGTCTCAATGGTTACAAG GTATTTATATCAATCTCATTGATCCTCGGAGACGGGCTTTACCATTTCATCAAGATACTTCTTATCACAGCAAGAAACATGTATGCCAAGTTAAAGGATCACCACTCTGGGAAATCTA ATGCGGAGAAAGATAAACAATCTATTGCGGATCTAAAAAGAGATGAGATCTTTGTAAGAGACAGCATTCCTTTATGGGTTGCAGCAGTTGGATACGCAGCGTTCTCTGTTGTCTCTATAATCGCGATACCTCTAATGTTCCCCGAACTCAAATGGTACTTCATAGTCGTAGCTTACATGTTAGCTCCATCACTAGGTTTCAGCAACGCTTATGGAGCAGGGCTTACTGACATGAACATGGCTTATAACTATGGTAAAGTCGCTCTGTTCATCTTAGCTGCTATGGCTGGGAAACAAAACGGTGTAGTAGCGGGACTCGTCGGATGCGGATTGATAAAATCGATCGTATCGATATCTTCTGACCTAATGCACGATTTCAAGACTGGTCATTTGACTCTGACTTCGCCGAGGTCAATGCTTGTGAGTCAAGCTATCGGCACAGCTATTGGATGCGTCGTGGCTCCTCTcactttcttcttgttttacaaAGCTTTCGATGTCGGGAACCCTGATGGAGAGTATAAAGCTCCGTACGCTTTGGTTTACAGAAACATGGCGATTCTTGGAGTAGAAGGTTTCTCTGCTTTGCCTCAACATTGTTTACAGCTTTGTTACGGGTTTTTCTCATTCGCGGTGGCAGCGAATCTCGTTAGGGATTTGTCGCCGGAGAAGATTGGGAAGTGGGTTCCGTTACCTATGGCAATGGCGGTTCCGTTTCTTGTAGGAGGGTACTTTGCCATTGATATGTGTGTTGGTAGTTTGATTGTGTTTGCTTGGAATATGAGAGATCGGGTTAAAGCCGGTTTAATGATACCAGCGGTTGCTTCCGGTTTGATATGTGGAGATGGTCTTTGGATTTTACCGTCGTCGGTTCTCGCTTTGGCCGGAGTGAGGCCTCCGATCTGTATGAGCTTCATGCCGAGTAAAACTTAG
- the LOC104761374 gene encoding cytochrome b5 — protein sequence MASDRKVLTFEEVSQHNKTKDCWLIISGKVYDVTPFMDDHPGGDEVLLSSTGKDATNDFEDVGHSDTARDMMEKYHIGEIDSSTVPATRTYVAPQQPAYNQDKTPEFIIKILQFLVPILILGLALVVRHYTKKD from the exons ATGGCTTCAGATCGCAAGGTTTTAACTTTCGAAGAAGTTTCACAGCACAACAAAACTAAGGATTGTTGGCTTATTATTTCCGGCAAG GTATATGATGTGACCCCATTCATGGATGATCATCCTGGAGGTGATGAAGTCTTGTTGTCCTCAACAG GGAAAGATGCTACAAATGATTTTGAAGACGTTGGTCACAGCGACACTGCTAGGGACATGATGGAGAAATATCACATTGGTGAGATCGATTCGTCTACTGTTCCTGCAACAAGGACGTATGTTGCACCACAGCAACCAGCTTACAACCAAGACAAGACACCTGAATTCATTATCAAGATTCTTCAGTTTCTTGTTCCGATCTTGATCTTGGGACTGGCTCTTGTCGTTCGTCACTATACCAAGAAAGACTAG